A window of the Labeo rohita strain BAU-BD-2019 chromosome 1, IGBB_LRoh.1.0, whole genome shotgun sequence genome harbors these coding sequences:
- the lrata gene encoding lecithin retinol acyltransferase a, with product MLDSLTFLFEKFFLFSNFNIFKCLWQEKQESAVKCPVLRRGDLLEVQRTLFIHYGIYLGDNRVAHLMPDIMTVLTNDKQLIKPVVTNKRLILGCIYRNASIRVDSVEDFAYGAQIMVNDMDVKMKCQALASEEVARRAEKLVGDIPYSLLWNNCEHFVTYCRYGTPVSQQTEKFCDCLKTIIRDQRSVALTVGIGVMYIMCVGVAPSTTLPTILIPFMLWMAG from the exons ATGCTAGACTCGCTGACATTTCTATTTGAGaaattctttcttttctcaaactttaatatttttaaatgtctatggCAGGAAAAGCAGGAGAGTGCGGTGAAATGCCCAGTGCTCAGGAGAGGAGATCTACTGGAGGTGCAGCGCACTCTCTTCATTCATTACGGCATCTATCTGGGCGATAACAGGGTGGCGCACCTGATGCCTGACATCATGACAGTATTAACCAACGACAAACAGCTCATCAAACCAGTCGTCACTAACAAAAGACTCATTTTAGGCTGTATTTACAGAAACGCGAGTATACGTGTCGATTCGGTTGAAGATTTCGCGTATGGAGCTCAGATTATGGTGAATGATATGGATGTGAAAATGAAGTGTCAAGCACTGGCGAGCGAAGAAGTCGCGAGAAGAGCAGAAAAACTGGTCGGCGACATTCCGTACAGTTTATTGTGGAATAACTGCGAACATTTCGTGACGTATTGCAGGTACGGGACACCTGTGAGCCAACAGACAGAAAAG TTCTGTGACTGTCTGAAAACCATTATTCGGGACCAGAGAAGTGTGGCCTTAACTGTTGGGATAGGAGTGATGTACATCATGTGCGTTGGCGTGGCACCTTCAACTACATTGCCCACAATCCTTATTCCCTTTATGTTGTGGATGGCTGGCTGA
- the si:dkey-30k22.5 gene encoding LOW QUALITY PROTEIN: lecithin retinol acyltransferase family protein (The sequence of the model RefSeq protein was modified relative to this genomic sequence to represent the inferred CDS: inserted 1 base in 1 codon; substituted 2 bases at 2 genomic stop codons) — MIALLNFFFITSTLEDESEEDRQKKTYDVSXYKHGDLLEVSRTLFKHFGIYLGEGRVAHFLPDILPVCTKEKSIVEQVVTNERLILGVLAKAASVRVDSLADFAFGDQIQVNKTDSMVSVRPLNXEKVAQRAEKLIGSFFYSLLXHNSEHYVMYCRCGVAFSFQTFQFCKAVRTTLLSKKVAFLSVIIGVFIMLYLGAVTPLTTLPIVIIPFTIWMAS, encoded by the exons ATGATCGCACTGCTTAATTTCTTCTTCATCACCTCAACACTGGAGGATGAATCTGAagaagacagacagaagaaaacCTACGACGTCT TTTACAAGCATGGTGACCTTTTGGAGGTATCCAGGactctttttaaacattttggaatTTACTTAGGTGAGGGTCGCGTTGCTCATTTTCTCCCAGACATCCTACCAGTGTGCACTAAAGAAAAGTCCATCGTTGAGCAGGTGGTGACCAACGAAAGACTGATTTTGGGAGTTTTGGCCAAAGCAGCTAGTGTCCGTGTGGACTCTTTGGCGGATTTTGCATTTGGTGATCAGATTCAGGTCAATAAAACAGACAGTATGGTCAGTGTACGGCCACTGAATTGAGAGAAAGTGGCACAACGGGCGGAGAAGCTGATTGGATCATTCTTCTACAGCTTACTGTAGCACAACAGTGAACATTATGTTATGTACTGCCGCTGTGGTGTTGCATTTAGCTTTCAAACCTTTCAG ttctGCAAAGCTGTAAGGACAACTCTCTTAAGCAAAAAGGTGGCCTTCCTGTCAGTTATAATCGGGGTCTTCATCATGTTGTATCTAGGCGCTGTGACACCTCTCACCACCCTCCCCATTGTCATCATTCCCTTTACCATCTGGATGGCATCTTGA